A region from the Oenococcus kitaharae DSM 17330 genome encodes:
- a CDS encoding rolling circle replication-associated protein, giving the protein MFDTKVAKTSSYVEIWKYDKPVSQNELVSQKEKKSAKRKSFEELTPTEKQKQLSRLKKHRQEAKWRLLRLIDTNFDLKTSFITLTTKENIQDRDQFNKLFMQFVKRYNYWVFQTKTAQLKYVACLERQKRGSWHAHCLFFDVPFVPHKELSRIWKQGAVRINKLNELDDVANAGRYCVKYMEKGIGQELLESLGKKSYLHSNNLKSPIEFRYLSGKPLVVDPSLVAFETEYDSKVFFKHELISNPVHYFKIPIHQANQEAVKKLLSNRSFENLNIEDRVYN; this is encoded by the coding sequence ATGTTTGATACAAAGGTTGCAAAAACTAGCTCTTATGTAGAAATTTGGAAGTATGACAAGCCTGTATCGCAAAATGAGTTGGTTAGTCAGAAGGAGAAAAAATCAGCCAAACGAAAATCTTTTGAAGAGCTCACGCCAACTGAAAAGCAGAAACAACTCAGCAGATTAAAAAAACACCGTCAAGAAGCGAAATGGCGGCTGCTAAGATTGATCGATACCAACTTTGATTTGAAAACAAGTTTTATCACGTTAACGACTAAAGAGAACATTCAAGATCGAGATCAGTTCAATAAGCTCTTCATGCAGTTTGTAAAGCGCTATAACTATTGGGTTTTTCAAACTAAAACAGCACAGTTAAAATACGTGGCTTGTCTTGAAAGACAGAAGCGGGGAAGTTGGCATGCACACTGTTTATTCTTCGATGTACCATTTGTCCCGCATAAAGAACTTTCAAGAATCTGGAAACAAGGTGCTGTGAGAATTAACAAACTCAACGAGCTTGATGATGTGGCTAATGCGGGTCGCTACTGTGTGAAATACATGGAGAAAGGGATCGGACAAGAATTACTTGAATCTCTTGGTAAAAAATCATACCTGCATTCAAATAATTTGAAATCACCGATTGAATTTAGATATCTTTCTGGCAAGCCCTTAGTTGTTGATCCATCTTTAGTTGCATTTGAAACGGAATATGATTCGAAAGTCTTTTTCAAACATGAATTGATCAGTAATCCGGTGCATTACTTCAAAATCCCGATCCATCAAGCCAATCAAGAGGCTGTCAAAAAACTTCTTTCGAATCGATCATTTGAAAATCTCAATATAGAGGATAGGGTCTATAATTGA